A region from the Triticum aestivum cultivar Chinese Spring chromosome 3D, IWGSC CS RefSeq v2.1, whole genome shotgun sequence genome encodes:
- the LOC123079674 gene encoding probable membrane-associated kinase regulator 4, with protein MARHGPQIHDQPLQEEDYIDMELSSPAAAKVVTNTASLLCYTTAMAASPQQSREFEFHMSAPVDHWEPMASPADELFYKGKLLPLHLPPRIQMVERLLEIAADKGLLSASTAPATPYQSCHVSPANSCYASGELNAEQYFSECASASIAAAEVEAACEKKPWSKKLKFIRNLNLGLKLKASKAYLKTIFAAKAGDPDDKGGAPRANEFSTAQVKSWRKNPFGQIRSNRYTTSPISDSATLGGQLKEDEYGHRRSFSSVIIRYSSSNKTSSASSSSCSSSNSSSYVPSSNDSGLGPVLRRSSSASSEMDNPIQGAIAYCKKSQQLASVRKSASDAGFRFMSSSVSKIAAESEDEEDIFEICSQR; from the coding sequence ATGGCAAGACATGGCCCCCAAATCCATGACCAACCACTCCAAGAAGAGGACTACATAGACATGGAGCTGAGCTCACCCGCAGCTGCAAAGGTGGTCACCAATACAGCAAGCTTGCTTTGCTACACCACAGCCATGGCAGCCTCCCCCCAGCAGTCGAGGGAGTTTGAGTTCCACATGTCAGCTCCCGTTGACCACTGGGAGCCCATGGCATCACCAGCAGATGAGCTCTTCTACAAGGGCAAGCTGCTGCCGCTCCACCTTCCACCACGCATCCAAATGGTTGAAAGGCTCCTCGAGATCGCGGCTGACAAGGGCCTCCTCTCCGCGAGCACTGCCCCCGCTACACCATACCAGTCGTGCCACGTTTCACCAGCAAATTCATGTTATGCAAGTGGTGAGCTCAATGCAGAGCAGTACTTCAGCGAGTGCGCATCCGCCAGTATTGCTGCTGCTGAGGTGGAAGCAGCATGCGAAAAGAAGCCATGGTCCAAGAAGCTCAAGTTCATCAGGAATCTCAACCTTGGTCTCAAGCTCAAGGCATCAAAGGCTTACCTCAAGACAATATTTGCCGCTAAAGCAGGGGATCCAGATGACAAGGGTGGTGCACCAAGAGCAAATGAGTTCTCCACCGCCCAGGTcaagagttggaggaagaacccaTTTGGCCAGATCAGAAGCAACAGGTACACAACCTCGCCCATCAGCGACAGTGCCACACTGGGAGGGCAGCTTAAAGAAGATGAGTACGGCCATAGGAGGTCATTCTCTAGTGTCATTATCCGATATTCGTCATCAAACAAGACGTCatctgcctcatcatcatcatgctCTTCGTCAAATTCATCATCCTACGTCCCGAGCTCAAATGACTCTGGTTTGGGGCCAGTGCTCAGGAGGAGCAGCAGTGCCAGCTCAGAGATGGATAATCCAATCCAGGGTGCAATAGCATACTGCAAGAAGTCGCAGCAACTGGCCTCAGTGAGGAAGAGTGCAAGCGATGCAGGTTTCCGGTTCATGTCATCATCAGTGTCGAAGATAGCTGCAGAATCTGAAGATGAAGAAGACATTTTTGAGATTTGCAGTCAACGGTAG
- the LOC123079673 gene encoding ankyrin repeat-containing protein NPR4: protein MLPEIREEGGSGAGTSATKAMSVSLSGKRGRYVRQVTGRHNDTDLHVAARAGDAAALRRALDEAAVVVAVGEEGEQLEAVRRAVAAEANEAGETPLLAAAERGHLEVVVELLRHLDSQGVAAKNRSGYDALHVAAREGHHAVVQEMLRHDRMFAKTFGLANTTPLISAATRGHAEVVQLLLEQDDFGLGEMAKDNGKNALHFAARQGHMEIVKALLEKDPQLARRNDKKGQTALHMAVKGTNCDVLRALVDADPAIVMLPDKNGNTALHVATRKKRAEIVIVLLRLPDTHVNALNRDHKTAFDIAEGLPHCEESSEIKDILSQHGALRSRELNQPRDELRKTVTEIKKDVHTQLEQTRKTNKNVHGIAKELRKLHREGINNATNSVTVVAVLFATVAFAAIFTVPGGNENNGVAIVVQTASFRIFFIFNAIALFTSLAVVVVQITVVRGETKSERKVVEVINKLMWLASVCTTISFIASCYIVLGRHFQWAAILVSLIGGVTMTGVLGTMTYFVVKSKRMRKIRKKEKMSRRSGSSSWVDNTEISETELNQVYAL from the exons ATGTTGCCCGAGATCCGCGAAG agggcggcagcggcgcgggcaCGAGCGCGACCAAGGCGATGTCGGTGTCGCTGAGCGGGAAGCGGGGCCGGTACGTGCGGCAGGTGACGGGCCGCCACAACGACACCGACCTGcacgtggcggcgcgggccggggaCGCCGCGGCGCTGCGCCGCGCGCTGGACGAGGCGGCGGTGGTCGTGGCGGTCGGGGAGGAAGGGGAGCAGCTGGAGGCGGTGCGCCGCGCCGTGGCCGCGGAGGCCAACGAGGCCGGGGAGACGCCGCTCCTGGCCGCCGCCGAGAGGGGCCACCTcgaggtggtggtggagctgctccGGCATCTGGACTCCCAGGGCGTCGCCGCGAAGAACAGGTCGGGGTATGACGCGCTGCACGTCGCGGCCAGAGAAGGGCATCATG CTGTTGTGCAGGAAATGTTACGTCACGATAGGATGTTTGCCAAAACATTTGGCCTTGCAAATACTACCCCGCTTATCTCAGCAGCTACAAGGGGACATGCTGAAGTTGTCCAATTGTTACTTGAACAAGATGATTTTGGATTGGGGGAAATGGCCAAAGATAATGGCAAAAATGCTTTACACTTTGCTGCTCGACAGGGACATATGGAAATTGTTAAAGCGTTACTTGAGAAAGATCCACAGCTAGCAAGACGAAATGACAAGAAAGGTCAAACGGCACTGCATATGGCTGTGAAAGGAACTAACTGTGATGTTCTTAGAGCACTTGTGGATGCTGATCCAGCAATTGTAATGCTGCCAGACAAAAATGGAAACACTGCCTTGCATGTAGCAACAAGGAAAAAGCGAGCAGAG ATAGTTATTGTTCTTTTGCGGCTACCAGATACCCATGTCAATGCACTGAACAGAGATCACAAGACTGCTTTTGATATAGCTGAAGGGCTGCCACATTGTGAGGAGTCGTCTGAAATTAAGGATATTTTATCTCAACATGGCGCTCTCAGATCTAGAGAGCTAAATCAGCCTCGAGATGAACTCCGGAAGACAGTGACAGAGATCAAGAAAGATGTCCACACACAGCTCGAACAGACAAGAAAAACTAACAAAAATGTGCATGGCATTGCTAAGGAACTCAGAAAGTTGCACAGAGAAGGTATCAATAATGCAACAAACTCTGTAACTGTTGTTGCTGTGCTTTTTGCTACTGTCGCTTTCGCAGCTATATTCACTGTACCTGGTGGAAATGAGAACAATGGAGTTGCGATTGTTGTCCAGACTGCTTCCTTTAGGATATTCTTCATCTTTAATGCCATAGCTCTGTTCACATCATTGGCGGTGGTCGTGGTTCAAATAACAGTTGTCAGGGGAGAAACCAAGTCTGAGCGAAAGGTTGTTGAGGTGATCAACAAGCTTATGTGGCTGGCATCAGTTTGCACAACCATTTCTTTCATTGCCTCATGCTATATTGTGCTAGGCCGCCATTTCCAATGGGCAGCAATACTGGTTAGTTTGATAGGTGGTGTTACAATGACTGGTGTTCTTGGAACAATGACGTACTTTGTGGTGAAATCAAAGCGCATGAGGAAGATTAGAAAAAAAGAGAAGATGTCAAGAAGAAGCGGCTCAAGCTCCTGGGTTGATAATACTGAAATCTCAGAGACTGAGCTTAATCAAGTGTATGCCTTGTAA